The genomic segment caagGCGCTATAGTTAGTTATTTTCAGCAATGCTGACACTAGTTACtgcagataaataaatcaatggaGTGTCTAATTTAAGGTGactctttcctttttctctaGAAAATGTTCCAGTTGAGCTCCGAGACCCCCTTTACAAAGACCAGTATGAGCAGGAGCATCTCAAGCCCTCCGTCTCCAAGCTGCTGCTGTCCCCTGACACGTACTGCCGAGCGCAGGCCCTGCTGGCTCAGGCGCAGGGGGGCTCTCAGCCCGCATCTCAGGGGCCCCCGGCCGACAACTCGGCTCTGCTGCAGTTCCTGGTCAAGAAAGGCCTCGCCCCGAAGGTTCAGGACGCAGGGGTCACAGAGGAAGACCTCAGCAAAAGTCCCGTCAACGTGGTGCGTGTCTACCTGCTGCATTAATTATAACATCAGTCCACATGCATGAGGCAAAAGAAAAGTGAGAATTTGTGGAAAATTAAGGAAATTTTCTCCAGAAATTCTGTGATTTAAATGGGAATATTTCCATCCTTTATAAagtaaaatcctgttttttttttttaaccgtcaCTGTCCTTTCGGGTTCGGTTTAGAAAGCCCATCTCGCCCTCGTCGACTCACTGATGTCACTGGCAGCCAGGGAGATGGTGGAGCGGGTAAAGATGGCGGCGGAGGCGGAGCAAATAGGCGTCGGGGCTCCCTGGGAGAATGCTCTGCTCTTCTGGGTCAACAGGGTAAGGCTAAacctttcttacattttttgtgtttagtaACCAGAGCTGGGCGGATagatccaaaatatcgatagtatcaATCTCAAATTGGTATCAGATCAAAACCAGCCCGCAGATATTGAtttttccactcttgtttgaagcTTTCCCAGCTACCCTGCTTTTAATCagttattttccatttaattgaaaatatcaaGTACTTAAAAAAGGGGTaacttaccaaaaaaaaaaaaacatttgcggCAATTAAAGACAATTGAGATTTTCAGGTTCATGTAACATCCACAACATTTACGAAAAATATTAGTATTGATATCAGAAATTTTGACTAGTATTGAATTAGATTGATACCCATATGCTCAGTATCACCCAGTGGGTTgatcacaaaaaaatctgtaaaaatgaagGAACACGTGACTTAACTAAACCTATGCTCTTTAAAAGATGTACCAGAGctggggtgggcaaactttttgactcaaaattgtgacttttgttctcatttcagTGCGAGTTGCACCAATTGGTTGATGTTTCTCagggaaaaatataaacttagagaaatgctgcgttcatgtggtgttggaatgatcggaaaaatgactgtttgacggaaaaacaacaaaatcttccaaaatcacatgaaggaaaaatatatttctgcaCTTAAACAAAGGTCAATTTATTTGTGGTGCACCACCTATGGGTAGACatcagaattacagggaaaataaagcaCTGCTAAGGATTATATACTTAATTCCAtgtggtgggccagattaaatagatTAGCATCTGTACAAGAGAGTTAAAATCCAGTaaaggtattaaaaaaaacacacagcaaaaACAGGACACTTTGAAATAAGTAATAAATATTAACCCTATTAGTAGATTTTcttcaataaaggaaaaaaatctgtcaatgttgataaaaatgtgatcctgaattcttattttaagaaaaaaattaagttactAGGTCTCTTTGTCACTAGTTTCTAGTTATTAACACATGTTTTCCCAAACTAAGATGATTTTGAAATACTATTTTACTTCAAGAGAgaaatttttcttaaaaaattgtctttttttttactttcttttgatTTAGTTGGATTTAGAGTgtataatttcacattttagagATAGTTAGAAATAATCCTTCATCCTGGTTTtctgaaacctgtttttttttttcagctgaccCAGAAGTTGAGAGAAATCACAGAAGGAGAAGACGAGCTCCCCAAATCCCAGACCTGCACAGACCTGCAGCCCGTTCAGGACAGGGTAACAAAGCTGCAcatgtttcaaatatttttgcaccCCATAGGATGCAACAACATACAATCTTGACAAGCATTCTTGTCTAGTTTCctgcataaatatatattttacacttaataaaagacaacatttttgaggcaataaatcttgaaaattttgGGAGTCATTTGGTCGTAACCCTTTGACACCTAAGGCGCTGTCGGTGACGCTGTTTACAcgattaacgtaattccagttaatggttgaaaagttacagtaaatcaaggaACAGAaatactggagctccggtgttaaagggttaaaaacatcttattttaaataatatctctaataaagcttttttttttacattgcacAATAATTTTGTGAATGGGGATGGATCTTTTATCATGAGTCAGGCATGTTTGATTTAAGGAAACTGTAAAGATTAATTTGACTAATTTCACTTACATttcgtttttgacaaatttgtcaTTAAATGTGTAAAACTATTCTTACTTTAAGATGATTATGTTCCAGAAATGAGGAGAGTTGGACTACTTTGTGCTTATTTGGGGAGAATTCTTGGTGCAAATATGCGTTAAACCACTTCGGCTCTAAAATGACcttaatttagcttctatttgaaagtaaaattataactataaaaatataaattaataaattcagGCGTCAGAGGGTTAAATTTATGAAACGTTTTTTGAGACCTTACATTTCTAagcaatatatttaaatattagtgTTTATAGATCATTTCAAGTTATTAATTTGTCCCATAAGggcataaaattaaaacttattttaataaatctcACCAGAACTAATTCTACTATCTCTATTGGTAGAGGTTTCATGTATAACAACGtaaaaacatcttgtttttaacttgtaatgTTTTAACTCAACCCTTTTTGCCTCAAACTTGCTCTGAAGCTCAGATTGATCAAAAATCAACCAAATTTGGCTGAACGATCATTTTCGGTGTGTTTAAAAGCACTGTGTGGGCTGCTGCAGTGATGGTGAGGCTTGTAACACCGTCTTTGGTCTGTTTTTCTGCTTGCCTCTGTCACTCCTCGCTCTGGCAGTGTCAGTCCAACCGCTGGTACTGGAAACTAGTCCCAGTAAGTGCACCCCTCGTTTGTCTTTGTCCGTCTCTGCTCTGGCTGACATTTCTGTGCTGAAAGAGCTGCACAAACCTGTCTTTCTGTGGACACTGGAATTGCCTAAAgtgtactttttttcatttcgtTTCTCTGCTGAGCTTGTAAACAGAGCAGTTAGATGTCACATGTGTCCCGTAGCTACATCTTTGTCTGACGATGTTTTGGGTTGATGTTGATGTCTCTGACTGTTGCATCAGTCATCTGTCTCATGTGGAAGTGTGCAGACGGTTGGTGGGTCTTGGAGAGGAGCAGAGGGAGGTGAAAAACCTTCAAGAATACAAAAGACATATATGcctcctttgtgttttttttctctcctcttcctcctctgttgcTCCTCCCCCTGCCGTGTGATTTCGTGGTGTGGCGGTCCCCCTGATGAACGGCCTCCTTGTCATTTATGCCTGTTTCCCTCTTTCTGCCATCCCCATCCAGCATGCTATCGCTTTTTGTTTGAAGGAGTCGGGGAATAAGCCGCCAGTGGTAACGTATAACACCTCGCTCTTCTCCCCCCCCAACCCCATCCTCCTCGTCTCCCGTAGCAACGCACCGACACACCGCTCAGTCAGCAACACCTCACCCATAAAGTCCACCGATAAACTGACCCTCTGAGGGAAATGAATCACAGCCTCAAGACTGTACAGTGAAGCGTTTGCTTTGATTCACACCATCTAGATTCAGCATCCGAGGGTTAAGAGTtgaagaaaatagattttaaagcaGTAGTGCCTGTTTTTGCTGCATGTTGCCTCAGGAAAGGATGTCCACATCTTCACTTGCATCTGTCTAAccacagcttttttaaaatgttgcttttctctgtgtttgaagCTTTGCACTGCAGCAGGTGTTTGATGTGTTTGAATGTGTGTAAGTTAGGTTTCTGTGCTCGTTTTTGTACTGGCATTATAGTGACGCACAGTACACGTTGCCGTCacattttctttgcaatttTAAGTCTCAATTaccaaaaagttatttattttaactgttttccatatttttttgtgtttggctGTCCACTTGGCGTTATTTGTTTCTGCTTTCTCTTTGCCGATTGGTTTTCTCTTCTCGCTTCAACCTTTTTCTGTCTTGTCTTTTCTCCTATAGATCCGCTATAAGAAGGACAAAGTCCAGTCCAAGCTCACTCCCACTTTCCCTCTGGTTTCCGCCGTCAAAGACCTCTCTAACGGCTGTGCAATAGCTGCTGTGCTGTACTACTACTGCCCTAGCCTGCTACCTCTAGAGGGTACACAAACGAGCAtccttaaaaaactgtttactgTTGATATGGAagccaaactgaaaaaagtgataGATTTCATATTCTGCTGCTTAAATTTGATCTCAggttgaattgaaaaaaatatttttgtatgatctttatttatgtttaacaGAAAACCTGATGAACTTTTACTCCAttcctgctaaaaaaaaaaaaaaaaaaagataaatgcatTGTATATTAATACtgtatattttgttttgcatgCGTTCCTTCCAGATGTGTGTCTGAAGGACACCATGTCTGTGGCGGACAGCgtctacaacctgcagctcaTTAAGGAGTTTTGTGACAGCAACTTGCAGAGCTGCTGCCAGCTCGCTGTGGAGGACCTGCTCTACGCCCCCCCACCTCTGCATGTGAGCACCATCCGCTTTGACGTCACAGCACTGTCACCTTCCgcttaaatttttaaaaaaaaaagtactaatgCCCCACAAAACTGCAAGCAAAGGacatatttttaaggaaaaatagtcCACAGtgtagaaatacaaaaaaaaaaaaaaaaacgttctagGATGGGGAATCACCTTTCAACATGTGATATGTGTCAAATCTTTGCTAACAAAACCCCTTTCCTGTGTTAGCTGAACATCCTCAGCCTCGTAGCTGAGCTGCTAGAGTGGTTTGAAATGAAGAAACCAGATTTTGTTCAGCCCATTCAACCCGTTGACCTCACAGGTTTGTCAATAGTTTGTTCAGCTCATCAGCAAATGAAGGTCTTCATTGTTACAAATGAATGCATTAGAGTTGACGTGCTTCTGTGGTTTTCAGATGTCTCTGGATTGTTGGAGTGTACAAGTCCTGTCAATGGGAACAGCAACAGGTACTGGCTTTCTGGAAGAACCAATAGACACTATAAATATGTGAAAACAATGCAATAAGACTCACAAACCGAGTATCAGTGGACCTGACCTGAgccttatttaaaaaagaaacaaaagttgCACAGTTGGAATTGTGGATGTGCAAATCTTCCCACAAAATTACTTGTGACAAAAGACTTAGAAGTACATTTCCAACCCCAACACCAACCCTCAGGTAGAAGAAGCTGAAtgcttttccttttcaaaacCCTGAAACTTTTAACAGCCTTTCGTGGAAACTACATACATGAATTAAAAGCTGAATCTCATCCTTGCTGTGTTTATTTAAGGTCAATATTCAActaggaagcaaaaaaaaagagtccagttgttaaagggttaaaatgccagaaaataatttaaagtaggcctaaatttgacatttcacaAGCATATTTTATCTTTCATGCATTTATCTTGAGCCAAATAAGTTGAATTTCCACAACAGTGGTTGATAATCCAATTCGTTTAATGTTTCTAAGCATGACTTTAATTTCTAGAAATTAGCAGACTCAGATCCTCTGCAAAAACGTCTTTTTAGGGAAACTTTGACTAGTAAATATTATCAACTAATCTATCAATCTTTCATACTtacctttattttttccagtggTTCTCCTGCTTTCATCCTCAAACAACCTTTTGTCCCCCTGCCTTCTTCTGTATCGTCAGGTAGGATAACTGCATCATTCACAAGCATCATGATAACCAGctgaattaaaataattgattttttaaaatcttattttcagAAAGTAAAAGTTGGACAAAGAAACAAATCAGGTTAGTAAATATAGATCATGGGTGTTGCTTTGCATTcgtattttaatttcttttgtctttggcttcagtgttttcctgCTTTTCAACAATCGTTTGCATCcttttctccatctttctgtCACCATCCACTCTTCCGCAGTCGTCCTCTGTCTGCAGTGACTTTCAGCATCCCATTTGGCCTGGACAGTGATGTTGACATTGTCATGGGAAACCCAATAGATTCTGTGTTTCGCTCCGTCAGCACCGATGACCTCACCGCCGGTGTCCCGGCAATGACCTCACCGGCGGCAATGACAGGGATGGCCCACATCCCATACAGTCCGCCGGAAGACCTCAGCCACCTGGTCAGTGCTTCGGCCCCCTCACAGCGGTCTGCCTGGGGCCCTCACGCGTACACTGCACCCCTCGGGGAGCTTCCCACTATTGAGGAAGCTCTGCAGGTGGTTCACACCCTCAACAGCAAAGATCGGAGGAAGGGGCGAACACCCGAGAAAAAGGGGAGGTTAGGGAGCCGACAGGAGCCCAGGTTGCGTCCTGAAGGAGCCCCTGCCggtttttttctgcattccCCAGAAAAGGAAAATCCTCAGCTGAGTAGCTCTGCTCCCTCTCGCTCAGGAGTCCCTCATTGGTCAGCTGATGCTGAAAAGAAAAGTGGGCGGGGCAGGTCAGGACAAAGCGGCGACATGTCACGTGATGACGACTCTGTTCTGCGAGATGGCAGCATTGATTCCTCAGAAGCGTCTGATGACATTCCCAGAAATGCTCCTGGGAACATCCGACCCACCAGCGGTCGTCAGGGAAACCACAGTACCAACAACAGTCCACGCATGACCAGCTTTGCGGAACAGCGAGACCATCAAAGAAGAAATCCTGCCGCCACCGGGGAGGACTATGCATCATCTCCAAACCCAGCAACCCCTGGAACTCCGCTCACTCCTTCCACTCCGGCTGCTGTGTCTGGCCATCAGGGCAACCAGGGTCCCAAAGGCCCAGAACCCGGCTCTGAAGCGTGGGAGCTGGCAGCCCGCCTTGAGGAAAAACGCAAAAGTATCGAAGCACAAAAAAGACGCATTGAAGCCATTTTTGCCAGACACAGACAGAGACTCGGAAAGACTGCTTTCCTTCAGCTGAAAAGGGAGcaaggagaaggagaaggagagacGGCGGAGGTGGATAGTCTGACGCTGGACGAGCGTCTCACTCATATGGAGGAACAGTTGAAacaagaggaggagaaagaggacaAGGATGTGgagaaggagaaagaaaagcCATCTGTTTCCAATCCTACTCGCTTAGAGAAACAAGTAACCTTCTCCATCGAAAGCAAGAAGGGAGCTGAGGCTGAAAAAGGAGGTGACAAACCAGGAGAGGGTGTCATTGTGGAGTACAACGAGGTGGTGCAGAAGCTGAGTGAAGCTCTGCAGTCACTCCAGAAAGACATGCAGAAACTTacagaacagcagcagcagctcctgagcAACCAAAGACCGAGAAACACACCCAAATCCACGACGCGAAACATCACCAAAACTCCTCCCAGAACCCCACCTCACACACCGACAAAGACCCCACCAAGAACCCCAACAAGGACTCCAACCAGGAGCACCAGCAAGGCTTGGGTTATTCCTCCTGCGTCTAAATCTGCTTCAGCGTCTTCACCCTCACGTCGCGCTCAAGTCCTCCCTTCATCCGGCTCACCTAAAACCATCATCTCTTCCTCCTGTCCAGCTCCCATCACAAAAGTTCACTCGCGTGGTACCAAACACGGCCCCCGCGCTCAGCTTCAgccccagccccgcccctctgaacTCAAGTTCCCAACACTGAACCGTGTCTTGACACCGACCCAGAATGTGGACACTCTTCCTCACCTGAGGCGTGTTTCCCCCAGCAAGTGTCAAGTCCAGACTTCCTCTTCCTTCCGCATCGGTGGTCCCCAGACTCCTCAGGAGTCTCCTCAGCTCCCACAGCAGCCTGACGAGAACACCTCCGACACAGCTTCAAGCGAGACACCCACCCAGTTCAGCCTGGAGTTGGAGCAGGATGATGCCGAGGCGGTAGGAGGGCTACCCATCTTCCTTCAGTCCAGGCAGGAGCGCCGGAGACCAGCTGGAGGTAGCAGCTCCGGGGCTCCATCCGAGTGTTCGTTTGAGAGTGACACTCTGTCCCTGTCTGCTGCATTCAGTGTGGACGCAGAAGCCGCAAGAGCTGGTGTGGCTGCAGGGCAGCCATGTGGACTGAATGAGGCATCCTTATCAACTGCTGGAGGTCCAGAGGGAACCAGCGATGAACCAACTGACGAGGGGCAAGAGTTTTCCTCCGACTCCATGAGTGACCACACAGAATCTGCAAGGCCACCTGTTGTAGAAAGCTCGGATCCAGGCGAACAAATAAGTCTAGCTACAGATGCTCTCGATCCGCCGCAACAGCAAACTGAGTGCAAAGAACACAAGGCCCCCACTGAAACCCTGAAGCCAAGTGGAGATCAGGCTGAAGTGGAAACCAAAGGAGGGATTGGCTTCTTCTTTAAGGTGAGAAGTCTGACATGTGGAAGGGTTTTAAACCTTTTTCCAATGTACTTATAGGGATATTTGTTTGCATTACACTCCTTTTTTAGTGGCTATGTGCATGTGTGCTTGTAGGACGAGACTCACAGTGAAGGAGAGATGGCCCAACGCAGAGCGCTGCTGCTGGAGCGCCAACAGAAGAGGACGGAGGAGCTAAGGAAGAGGAGACAGTGGAATGAGCAAGAGCAGGAAATAAGGTCAACCTGCATTTGAACTCTTCGGTGCTCGATACCTAAATATTGATGCGTGGAGgtaaccattccaacatttttttttcattcagatCGGCATCTGCAGACAGAAATGTTGCATCTCCGTCTTGCACGCCTCCCAGAGGCACACCCTCGCCGTCCCCAACACCTCCGGCTACACCAGCACGCCGAGGCGATTTCACCAGAGGGGAGTATGCACGCCGCCATCAGCTGAAAATAATGGAAGATCTGGACAAGGTTCTAAAGCAAAAGTCAACCAGTCATGGTCGATCATCAGCCAAGAAGGCCCGCTCACGCCCTCGCAGCATGACCAGAGAGGAAACAAAGCTCTCTCTGAGTCCAGCCAAAGGAGCGACTGGTAATGGTcatagttataaaaaaaaaacactcagatcTGCACATGCACTGATGACtaagatgttcatttttaatgtgttttttcccaGGATCTAAGTTGACAAAAGTTTACTCCCACTCCTCACTTAACCTCGTGGCCACGGAGGAGCCAGGGAACGCCAAGAGTGAACCCACAAAGAATCCACAGAGGTACTCTATGTTCTTTACTGCTCTTTGCTCTTTCTTTTCCGGTTCATTTTCTATGAGCTCCAACCTCTTATTCCCCGACTCTCCTTATGGCCAACGCTGTTTCTTAGAGACCctctttgatcatcttttgatccattgtgaaactattcccagtggtcttttgaatatgattatggcatttttagacaaaatcaagaaaacctgttgttttcttggacatagttcctgcagagttgCAGGAGTTCAATACAAAAtcactgttggtgcagagtaagccttctCACAGCCTTgaatagattattttattatagtaCAGCCACTGCTGAAAATATGCCAAGGAGCTATGATAAATCggcacattctcatccccaacttgtcacatattgacgtttggttaaggacccctttcGCGTCGCTTTTTCACGTGAAGGGCTCGGTCCTTCAGGCTGTCCACTTTAAAGGCccgtttttggtgtccccaactcatagttttttgaggttttggctTTCCCATTCAAttatgggtccccaacctccaggctgtGAAACGGAATTGGTCCAGTACCGTGACCTGGAGtgcaccggtacccaaacccggtaccgATACCCTAATCCTAGCCCGGCAATGGACACGGCAGCTGCGGTACTGGCacgaaccagtactgggttagggtaccgagaCTGGAGGCGTCCCGAGGACCATTCCacatccggtaccacatcccCAGGGTGGCatacccttgattttatgaatagccagcacgtcaaaaaagttggggacaccaaaattgtcaaaaagtgATCCGAAAGAGGTCCTTCATCAACCGTCCAtgtgtgacgagttggggatgagaatgtgttatATAAATGGGCTATAATGCAATGctttcccccttttttaaaGGTTCAAAGCAATGTTGGATTTAGTGTCTTGCCAAAGggcacacagacagacacagtgAGAATGGAACCTACAATCTTCCAATCAAGAAGACAAGCATTGTCTGTACACCACTGGAGTCCTATTTTGAGGAAGCTTGTGTATAGTCACATTCCTTTGTTATGTTACTGTTACCACCaatggctgcacggtggcgtaGTGGTTAACGCTCTTACCTTACAGAGAAGGGcctggttcaagtcccaggTGTGTCCTTTCTGTTTTGAGTTTGCAAGTTCTCATTGTGCAAAAGAGGattttctctgggcactccgGCTTCTTGTCACAGTCCAAATACATGTTTCATAAGTTGATTCCCGACTGAGTCCATGGCGCTAGAACAGACTGTTGACCTTTTCAGGATGCACCCAGTGGGTTGTGAAGATAGATGGACGTTATTGTCTAGATGAATTAGCGGTCTGCACACTTGGGCTAACAGtgtaaaatataataaactgcatccactgctgacCAGTGCATAAATTCtttaggatgaaaaaaaaatgttgctaaacttcaattcaattcaattcaattcaattttatttatatagcccaatatcacaaattcaatttgcctcattgggcttcatgcctgtagtttttacagatgcacagatggagtcataaaatatgcacaataggtaaaaactaaacagactataaagaacggtcatccctgtccttagaccctccctcgcggtaaggaaaaactcctaaaaaaacctgagtcaggaaaaaaagaagaaaccttagggattcccacatgagggagagatcccatcccaggacggacaggcgataccagaacggttaaagaaaagttagctgctaaaactgcatatatgagtagagttcattcatatagagctgagggacgagtgatgattaagtccatagtccagatgaagcagaactgcagtccacgaccaggagcaggaggacagacgacccaccaggaatcactcccactcagagatgcaggatggtgtcggggcttcatccagatgggcggggcttcgtcaggatcaccaacaagtctcccggaaactgcaatctctcccggtctcccacaggggagtcggagagaaggaaaaacatgtgaattatactgcaccaccaacaaaggcatacaattagaagtagataaaaaagtagaggagaggagaagtagatggaaaagaggacagagccccagtgcaccatactttccccagcttctaacttctagcagccttctatgttattatgtagagaatatacatatttcataatttatatttcaagcatatattggagaagtatgtgattataataattatttccccaaacttcagaacagtatgggagcattatgttaattattctatgattactggctagtctggcagaacgcctgtccaaataggaatgttttaaggctagttttgaaggtagaaactgtacctgcctctctgacatgagctgggagcttattccatagaacaggagcttgatagctgaaggttctacctccaactgtacttttagaaattctaggaactacaagcagtcctgcattctgtgagcgaagtgttctgattggctggtaaggaactatgagatctctaatccataaaaacaatttgatcATCTTGATAAATCTATATGTGTTGCTTCTATGCAAAGCAGTAAACAATGAGTTTACCTGTGACAACCAAGTGTTGAAGAACTGACCTGTGTCTAGCTAATCACTGTCTgggatttcttgtttttaagttaCTGTTATAAATCATACCCAGAAATCTGCATTTTGACCATCTTGAAATATGTTATGTAACATTATCAAGATATTGAATCCATAAGAGCTCAGACCCATTTTTCCTTACATGGAAAATTAGGTGGGATATACTACAGACAAGGGGGCCCACAGagcacatttctgatgttttcctgTTAGCCTGATGTCACTTATGGActaatttaaaattcataaagcAGGAGGTCTCCTTTTTGAAATCCATTGTTTGCATTTCCAGATAAGAGGTCATGCACTGTTTGGTccgtattaaaataaatacattaaaaaattggTAACcttgatcacattttttaaatcaatcttttttacacatttctgagtgAAAACTTTCAAGATGTGTTTCTATGATTGTTGCTAATAAAACATAACGCATCATACTTTAGCTTATAGATCTTTTTTATAAGAACAACTTCTGATCTGACTGAGAGACAGCTCATTCCTAAACTGTCTGCACATAAGGGAGATGAGGTGGGAACTCAGTGTTTGActcttctgcagcagctgcctTGACTCTCCTGCTCAAAGTGCAACACAAAAGCCAACAAATGCCATTGAAGACAAGGAATGTGAGTCCAACGGGACCTCCCCGGCCCCAGAATACACAGGTATACAAATGAACAGTGCATCCGAACTGGAAGATTGGTATGAAGTACTTACCTTTTTTATATATCCTGTTatgcttttgctttgttttaggCCCAAAGCTCTTTAAAGAACCAAGCTTTAGGTCAAATAAATTCATCATTCACAACGCTCTCTCCCGCTGCTGCCTGGCTGGAAAGGTCaatgaaacacaaaagaacaaGATCTTTGAGGTATGGGGTTTGATGTCTCTCAAATGTTAGAAACCTGCTGTTTGCGAATCTAAAtaacatttctgatttttatctTTGCTTCCATTTCAGGA from the Oryzias melastigma strain HK-1 linkage group LG1, ASM292280v2, whole genome shotgun sequence genome contains:
- the LOC112137088 gene encoding calmodulin-regulated spectrin-associated protein 3 isoform X3; translated protein: MVDSPSAMKKTFSVPEIKPLDQYNLNRAKICANIRWLLSKLYGCAENVPVELRDPLYKDQYEQEHLKPSVSKLLLSPDTYCRAQALLAQAQGGSQPASQGPPADNSALLQFLVKKGLAPKVQDAGVTEEDLSKSPVNVKAHLALVDSLMSLAAREMVERVKMAAEAEQIGVGAPWENALLFWVNRLTQKLREITEGEDELPKSQTCTDLQPVQDRHAIAFCLKESGNKPPVIRYKKDKVQSKLTPTFPLVSAVKDLSNGCAIAAVLYYYCPSLLPLEDVCLKDTMSVADSVYNLQLIKEFCDSNLQSCCQLAVEDLLYAPPPLHLNILSLVAELLEWFEMKKPDFVQPIQPVDLTDVSGLLECTSPVNGNSNSGSPAFILKQPFVPLPSSVSSESKSWTKKQISRPLSAVTFSIPFGLDSDVDIVMGNPIDSVFRSVSTDDLTAGVPAMTSPAAMTGMAHIPYSPPEDLSHLVSASAPSQRSAWGPHAYTAPLGELPTIEEALQVVHTLNSKDRRKGRTPEKKGRLGSRQEPRLRPEGAPAGFFLHSPEKENPQLSSSAPSRSGVPHWSADAEKKSGRGRSGQSGDMSRDDDSVLRDGSIDSSEASDDIPRNAPGNIRPTSGRQGNHSTNNSPRMTSFAEQRDHQRRNPAATGEDYASSPNPATPGTPLTPSTPAAVSGHQGNQGPKGPEPGSEAWELAARLEEKRKSIEAQKRRIEAIFARHRQRLGKTAFLQLKREQGEGEGETAEVDSLTLDERLTHMEEQLKQEEEKEDKDVEKEKEKPSVSNPTRLEKQVTFSIESKKGAEAEKGGDKPGEGVIVEYNEVVQKLSEALQSLQKDMQKLTEQQQQLLSNQRPRNTPKSTTRNITKTPPRTPPHTPTKTPPRTPTRTPTRSTSKAWVIPPASKSASASSPSRRAQVLPSSGSPKTIISSSCPAPITKVHSRGTKHGPRAQLQPQPRPSELKFPTLNRVLTPTQNVDTLPHLRRVSPSKCQVQTSSSFRIGGPQTPQESPQLPQQPDENTSDTASSETPTQFSLELEQDDAEAVGGLPIFLQSRQERRRPAGGSSSGAPSECSFESDTLSLSAAFSVDAEAARAGVAAGQPCGLNEASLSTAGGPEGTSDEPTDEGQEFSSDSMSDHTESARPPVVESSDPGEQISLATDALDPPQQQTECKEHKAPTETLKPSGDQAEVETKGGIGFFFKDETHSEGEMAQRRALLLERQQKRTEELRKRRQWNEQEQEIRSASADRNVASPSCTPPRGTPSPSPTPPATPARRGDFTRGEYARRHQLKIMEDLDKVLKQKSTSHGRSSAKKARSRPRSMTREETKLSLSPAKGATGSKLTKVYSHSSLNLVATEEPGNAKSEPTKNPQSSCLDSPAQSATQKPTNAIEDKECESNGTSPAPEYTGPKLFKEPSFRSNKFIIHNALSRCCLAGKVNETQKNKIFEEMEKSSANHFLILFRDSSCQFRGVYTMNPDSQDLVRLTGVGPRTLSSNQVESIYKYSSDRKQFSAIPSKTVGMSVDAFTIPSHLWQGGGGGGAGGGGSRRASINKKVAVVK